The sequence CTTCCCGTCGCGGATATTTATGTGGAAAACGGGGATAAGGTGGCTTTTTTTGAAAAAAGCGTGGACGGCACAATCGAGTTTGATGATCTTGAGGCTGAGCGCCGCGTTCAGGAATTCCCCCCCATTCAGGATCTTCTGCGTGAAGGGCAGGAGATAATCGTTCAGGTCGCCAAGGAAGCCATAGGGCAGAAAGGCGCCCGCCTTACCACGCATATAACCGTTCCCGGGCGCTATATCGTCCTCATGCCCGGTTATGAGCATGTGGGTGTTTCCCGCAAGATAGAGCAGGATGAGGAGCGTGAGCGCCTCCGCCAGATACTCAAGGATACCAAGCCGAAGGGCATGGGGCTGATCGCCCGCACGGTCTCCGCTGACCGCAGCTACGAAGAGATAAAGAGCGATTTTGAGTATCTCCTGCGTCTCTGGACGAAGATTCAGGAGCGGATGACCCGCTCCGGCGCGCCCGCCCTTGTATATGAGGATCATGATCTTATCTTCCGCATACTCCGTGATGTGGTTAATGAGAAGGTCAGCCGCATCATCATAGACAACAAGGCGGACTATCTGAAAATGAAGACCTTCCTGCGGGAATATATGCCGGATCTCCATGTCGAAGTGGCGCTCTATGAACATGAGCTGCCCGTTTTTGACCATTACAACATAGAGATAGAGATCAACCGCATACTGGACAAAAAAGTATGGCTGAAATCCGGCGGTTATATCGTAATAGATCAGGCGGAAGCGCTCACCGTGATAGACGTGAACACCGGACGTTTTGTGGGCAAGCGCAACTTTGAGGAAACCATACTGAAAACCAACCTTGAGGCGGCAAAAGAGATAGCATGGCAGCTTCGGCTCCGCAATATCGGCGGTATAATAATCGTGGATTTCATAGATATGAGCAGGGACGAGAACAAAGAAAAAGTCCTTGTCTCTCTGGAAGGCGAGCTTAAGGGCGACAGGGCGAAATGCTCCGTGGTGAACATCTCCCCTCTCGGCTTGGTGGAGGTCACAAGAAAGCGTGTGCAGGAAAGCCTCACACGCACCCTCAGCGAGCCGTGCCCCTACTGTGAAGGGCGGGGGATAGTGAAGTCCAAGCTCACTGTCTGCTATGACATACTCCGTGAAATACGCCGCATAGCGCCCTACTTCAAAAATAAAAGGATTCTCGTTGAGGCGCATCCCGATGTTGTCGACCTGATACTAAACGACGAAAAGGAAAGCCTTGATGAAATAGAGCTCATGATGAGCGTGACAATAGAGGTCAATCCCAGTGAGGACTTCCACATAGAGCATTATGACGTGGTTCCGGTCAGCAAGGAATAAGTCAGCCTTATCCGGCTTCAGGGAGAGAACCTGAGAACTTAAAAAAAGCTGCTCACGGCTAAGATGTTCAGCAAGAGAGAAATGATAAATGTATAACAGAAAAGACGCTTTTTACAGAAAAGCGAAGAAGGAAGGCTACAAATCCCGTGCTGCGTACAAGCTGACGGAGCTTAACAAGAAGTACGCCCTTTATAATCCGAACAGCCGTGTTCTGGATGCGGGATGCTCCCCGGGCGGCTGGAGCCAGATTGTGCTTGAGACGGTGAAAAAGCAGCCTGTGGTGGGAGTTGATCTCATTCAGGTCGAGGGGATGGGGCATCCGAATTTTCATTTTGTTCTGGGCGATCTGACCGACAATGAGGTGCTGCTCAGGGTGCTTGCCGTATGCCCCGAGTTTGACACTGTTCTCTCGGACGCGGCGCCGAACACATCTGGAACGAAGCTTCTGGATCATGTAAACAGTTGTGATCTGGTGAAGATAATTTTTGATTTCACTAAAAAGGTTCTGAGGAAAAACGGCAATTTCTGCTTCAAGCTGTTCGACGGCGAGGACACGCAGGAGCTCCTCAAGGCGGTTCGCAAGTGCTTCAGTATGGTGAAGGTTATCAGACCCTCAGCCACAAGGAAGAGCTCCTTTGAGATTTATGTGGTCTGCAAGGGCTACACCGGAGAAAAAGAATAGACATTTTTAACGAACTTTACATACCTTAATCGGATCGGAATGGTATAATAGTCCATGACGAGGTGAAACATGGAAACCATTCAGACCATTATTACCCGCAGATCAGTGAATTTCTTCGATCCGTCCTTCAAAATTTCCGATAATGAGCTTACGGAGCTTCTGAGGCTTGCGGCTCTTGCTCCGTCCTCTTACAACATCCAGCCTTGGGAGGTTGTGGTTGTGCGTTCGCCGGAGCGCAAGAAGGCTCTCCGTGAGTGCGCCTTTAACCAGCCTAAGGCTGAGGAGGCTTCCGCAGTGCTGATAATCATAGGCAATACGGACGCGGTGGAGGAAAATCTGGACGCAGTGGCAAGCGACCTTGTGGACAAGGGTTATGCGGACGCGGCGGCGGCAGAGAGTGTGAAGAAGACAGCAGGCGGCTTTTACGGTCTGCCTGACAGCGAGCGCAGAAAGGTTTTCTCCGCTAAGAACGCGGGTCTTTTCGCCATGAATTTTATGACAGCGGCGGAAGGACTCGGCTATGTTACCCACCCCATGGACGGTTTCGACGAGGGTAAGATAAAAGAAGCCTTCGGCATAAAAGCGGACAAGGTTGTGCCGATGCTCATAGCAGTCGGCAGATTTAAGGACGGCGTATCGCTTCCTGACAGAAAAATGAGGTTTTCTCCCGAAAGGTTCGCAAGATTTGAATAGCGGAGCTGCGCTCCTGAGTCTTCGGGTTCAGGTTAGCACCGGTGTTCAGTCTGTTTTTAGCTATAGTATGCGGAATCGCACCAGTGTAAAGTATAAGTAAATGTAAATGGTCAGACATCTGAACAATTTTTAAAATAATTTCAGAGTATAAATTATTTGTGATTAAGCTAAAAATGGGCTCCTTATTAAGGGGCTAACAATTTAATTGTTGACAAATGCGCTAAATGATGATTTTACATACCGAAACGGTAGTAATAACAGCTATTACGTTTTTTAATTTGTGCAACCATCGTTAGTTTTTTCATTGGAGGACGTGTACTATGCCCAGACCATTAAAACCACGCACAGTAGGTGTTGTGCCGGAAATTTGTCATTTCAAACCCCGGGGGGTTCCGGCTAAGAAGCTGAAAACTGTGGGAATCACTCTTGACGAGTTTGAAGCTATAAGACTCGCAGACTATGAAGGACTCTCCCACGAGGAAGCCGCCGTGCTTATGAACGTTTCACGCCCCACTTTCAGCAGGCTTGTTGAAAAAGCCAGAGTAAAGGTGGCGGGATTTCTTGTGAACGGAACCCAGCTTGTGATTGACGGCGGAAATATCGAGTTTGACCCCGACAGAGCATGTGTTAAATGCAAGGAAAACATGCCTGAAAAACGTATGGAGCGGAGAAAACGCTCATGCGGGATAATCACCGGATGCGTTGAAGAGGAAACAGAGCTTACAGATGCGCAGGTCTGAGAGAGAGATAAAAGATTATAAATTATTGGAAAATCTGCTGAAGCAGGGTGAAGTGATTCACCTTGCTCTGGCGGACGCCCCCTACCCTTACCTTGTGACCGTGAACTACGGCTACAGGGATGACGCGCTGTATTTCCACTGTGCGTCACAGGGGCGTAAGATAGATCTTCTTAAGCAAGACCCGAAGGTATATTTCCAGATAATTCTGAGAAATGAGCTTGTAAGGGCAGAAAGCGCATGCAGGTGGACAACAAAGTTTACCTCTGTCTGCGGCGAGGCAGATGCTGTTATTCAGGAGAGCCATGCGGAAAAGCGTAAGGCGCTGCAAATAATAATGGGCCACTACGGTCTGCATGATTCCGAATTTACCGAAAACATGACCAAAAACATGCTCACGGTGAAGCTGAACATTGTTTCCCTTTCCGCCAAAAGCAATGAGGAATAAACGGGCAACTTATCACGGTGCCATTCTTAACTGAAGCGAAGGGTCTACGTTTTATCACATCAAACTGTACATCATGTCAGTTTGACTTACACGCCCGCACCGTGATAAACACGGCTTCGCTTCAACGCATCCCCAAAAAAACAGCTTGTGTCTATAAAAATATCTTCAGTCCGGCATATCTTTTCATAACATTCTCAGCATAGCGCATCCAATCAGCGGGTATTGCGGCGCATCCGTAGATTGCCCCTGCCACGGCTCCGGTTACGGCGCCGACCGTGTCTGTGTCTCCGCCTATGTTAACTGCCTTCAGGAGCGCCTCCTCGAATGAAGCGGATTCCATATTCAGCCAGATTGCCGTCTCAAGTGTTGTCACGCAGTACGGTGTGGTCTGGTAGACCTCCGGCTCAAGGAATATATCCCTCAGGTCATCCATAAGCCCTTCGTATTCATCCCGCAGGGACATCACTGCCTGTTCCGGCTCAAAACCCGAAATGAGCTTCTTGAGGAGCAGGTTGTAGACAACGTTCGTGAATTTGGCTATGGGGTGAGCGTGGGTGACCGAGCAGGAGAGACCGGAGGCGTCAATGAGGTTTTTATCCGCGGAGCTGATGTACCAAGCCGTGATAACTGACGAGCGCATGAGGGCTCCGTTTCCGTTGGATTCCCTGTCGGAAGGGGCGGTGCCTGTCGTGAGCGCCTCCCTTGTGGTGCGCCCTATGTCAAAGGCTTCTCCGGACGGTGTATATGCGCCTTCGATAAACCATTTCATGTAGTGTCTGCGTTCATTTTCCGGATTGACGCATCCTTTTTCAAGGAGGCTTTCAGCAAGGGCTATAAGCATTGAAGTGTCATCCGTCCAGCTTCCGGCGGGCAGTCCATATATTCCGCCTCCGGTTATATCCTTCTGATATTTTCCCTTAAGCTGAACCGGGCGGACCGGCGTAAGCGTGCCCTCTCCCGACATCTGGGTGAGACCGAGCATATCGCCTATGATATTTCCGGCAATCAT is a genomic window of Geovibrio thiophilus containing:
- a CDS encoding Rne/Rng family ribonuclease, giving the protein MSREIIINSTVNECRVAVLENGSTAEIFIERAHSKNVAGNIYKGRVVKVLPGIQSAFVDIGLSKAAFLPVADIYVENGDKVAFFEKSVDGTIEFDDLEAERRVQEFPPIQDLLREGQEIIVQVAKEAIGQKGARLTTHITVPGRYIVLMPGYEHVGVSRKIEQDEERERLRQILKDTKPKGMGLIARTVSADRSYEEIKSDFEYLLRLWTKIQERMTRSGAPALVYEDHDLIFRILRDVVNEKVSRIIIDNKADYLKMKTFLREYMPDLHVEVALYEHELPVFDHYNIEIEINRILDKKVWLKSGGYIVIDQAEALTVIDVNTGRFVGKRNFEETILKTNLEAAKEIAWQLRLRNIGGIIIVDFIDMSRDENKEKVLVSLEGELKGDRAKCSVVNISPLGLVEVTRKRVQESLTRTLSEPCPYCEGRGIVKSKLTVCYDILREIRRIAPYFKNKRILVEAHPDVVDLILNDEKESLDEIELMMSVTIEVNPSEDFHIEHYDVVPVSKE
- a CDS encoding RlmE family RNA methyltransferase, with translation MYNRKDAFYRKAKKEGYKSRAAYKLTELNKKYALYNPNSRVLDAGCSPGGWSQIVLETVKKQPVVGVDLIQVEGMGHPNFHFVLGDLTDNEVLLRVLAVCPEFDTVLSDAAPNTSGTKLLDHVNSCDLVKIIFDFTKKVLRKNGNFCFKLFDGEDTQELLKAVRKCFSMVKVIRPSATRKSSFEIYVVCKGYTGEKE
- a CDS encoding nitroreductase family protein, whose translation is METIQTIITRRSVNFFDPSFKISDNELTELLRLAALAPSSYNIQPWEVVVVRSPERKKALRECAFNQPKAEEASAVLIIIGNTDAVEENLDAVASDLVDKGYADAAAAESVKKTAGGFYGLPDSERRKVFSAKNAGLFAMNFMTAAEGLGYVTHPMDGFDEGKIKEAFGIKADKVVPMLIAVGRFKDGVSLPDRKMRFSPERFARFE
- a CDS encoding DUF134 domain-containing protein — translated: MPRPLKPRTVGVVPEICHFKPRGVPAKKLKTVGITLDEFEAIRLADYEGLSHEEAAVLMNVSRPTFSRLVEKARVKVAGFLVNGTQLVIDGGNIEFDPDRACVKCKENMPEKRMERRKRSCGIITGCVEEETELTDAQV
- a CDS encoding pyridoxamine 5'-phosphate oxidase family protein codes for the protein MRRSEREIKDYKLLENLLKQGEVIHLALADAPYPYLVTVNYGYRDDALYFHCASQGRKIDLLKQDPKVYFQIILRNELVRAESACRWTTKFTSVCGEADAVIQESHAEKRKALQIIMGHYGLHDSEFTENMTKNMLTVKLNIVSLSAKSNEE
- a CDS encoding ADP-ribosylglycohydrolase family protein; amino-acid sequence: MEENFENVSDCLHSPRVQHVLTETEENFKDRIKGMIAGNIIGDMLGLTQMSGEGTLTPVRPVQLKGKYQKDITGGGIYGLPAGSWTDDTSMLIALAESLLEKGCVNPENERRHYMKWFIEGAYTPSGEAFDIGRTTREALTTGTAPSDRESNGNGALMRSSVITAWYISSADKNLIDASGLSCSVTHAHPIAKFTNVVYNLLLKKLISGFEPEQAVMSLRDEYEGLMDDLRDIFLEPEVYQTTPYCVTTLETAIWLNMESASFEEALLKAVNIGGDTDTVGAVTGAVAGAIYGCAAIPADWMRYAENVMKRYAGLKIFL